A window of Apium graveolens cultivar Ventura chromosome 8, ASM990537v1, whole genome shotgun sequence contains these coding sequences:
- the LOC141680982 gene encoding long chain acyl-CoA synthetase 6, peroxisomal-like gives MESPAERRIQAIQQHLCSDHTHTSLLRCNETAGEFVLEQGYSVILPEKLETGKWEVYRSVLSPMKLVSKFPNHPEIGTLHDNFTRSAKNFRDYKYLGTRVRVDGTVGEYKWMTYGEAAAARSAIGSGLLSLGIQKGSCVGIYFINRPEWMIVDHACSAYSNISVPLYDTLGPDAVNFIVNHAAVQAIFCVPQTLNILLSFLSEMPSVRVIVVVGGIDDQIPSLPSTTGVEIMSYSKLISQGQSHLHPFCAPTPTDTATICYTSGTTGTPKGVVLSHGNLIANVAGSTFSMQFEPSDVYISYLPLAHIYERFNQILVAYYGGSVGFYQGDNLKLLDDMAILRPTVFSSVPRLYNRIYAGITNAVKASGWLKERLFNAAYNAKKQAILSGKNPSPMWERLVFNKIKEKLGGRLRYIVSGASPLSPDVMEFLRVCFGQVVEGYGMTETACLISALDKDDILIGHVGAPSPSCEVKLKDVPEMNYTSDDQPHPRGEICVRGPIVFQGYYKDEVQTREVIDGDGWFHTGDIGLWLPGGRLKIIDRKKNIFKLAQGEYIAPEKIENVYSKCKFVAQCFVYGDSLNSSLVAVVSIDPDVFKAWAVAEGFKSKNMGELCKEPRARAAVLADMDAVGREAQLRGFEFAKAVALVFEPFTLENGLLTPTFKIKRHQAKAYFAKSIADLYAEIAATDSSSQK, from the exons ATGGAGTCACCAGCTGAACGTCGCATTCAAGCTATTCAACAACACCTATGCTCCGACCACACTCATACTTCGCTGCTCCGTTGTAATGAAACTGCCGGCGAGTTTGTTCTCG AGCAGGGATATAGTGTTATACTTCCGGAGAAACTGGAGACTGGTAAATGGGAGGTATACAG ATCTGTTCTATCTCCGATGAAGCTtgtgagtaaattccctaatcatcctgAAATCGGTACCTTGCATGATAATTTTAC GCGCTCAGCAAAAAATTTCAGGGATTATAAATATTTGGGTACACGAGTTCGAGTTGATGGAACAGTTGGAGA GTACAAGTGGATGACCTATGGGGAAGCAGCTGCTGCGAGGTCAGCTATTGGGTCCGGATTACTGTCTCTTGGGATACAAAAG GGGTCTTGTGTAGGAATATACTTTATCAACAGACCTGAGTGGATGATAGTCGATCATGCATGTTCGGCCTATTCAAACATATCTGTTCCTCTATATGATACCCTGG GGCCAGATGCTGTCAATTTTATTGTCAACCATGCAGCTGTACAAGCTATATTTTGTGTGCCACAGACATTAAATATT TTGCTGAGCTTCCTGTCTGAGATGCCTTCCGTGCGTGTGATTGTA GTGGTGGGAGGGATAGATGATCAGATTCCATCACTTCCATCAACAACTGGAGTTGAAATTATGTCGTATTCAAAACTAATTAGTCAG GGTCAAAGCCACCTTCATCCATTCTGTGCACCAACGCCGACTGATACTGCTACTATATGTTACACAAGTGGTACAACTGGGACACCAAAG GGAGTTGTCCTGTCTCACGGAAATTTGATCGCAAATGTAGCTGGTTCAACCTTTAGTATGCAATTTGAACCTTCTGATGT TTACATATCGTATTTGCCTTTAGCTCACATTTATGAAAGATTTAACCAGATACTGGTGGCATATTATGGAGGCTCAGTTGGATTTTACCAGGGA GACAATCTGAAACTACTGGATGATATGGCAATTTTAAGACCCACTGTCTTTTCCAGTGTTCCACGACTGTATAATAGAATATATGCTGG AATTACAAATGCTGTAAAGGCATCTGGTTGGTTAAAGGAGAGGCTGTTCAATGCTGCCTACAATGCTAAGAAGCAAGCAATACTGAGTG GCAAGAATCCATCTCCCATGTGGGAAAGGTTggtatttaataaaataaaggaaaaACTGGGAGGACGGCTTCGGTACATTGTTTCAGGTGCCTCACCCTTGTCACCTGATGTCATGGAATTTCTGAGGGT GTGTTTTGGCCAAGTCGTAGAAGGATACGGAATGACAGAGACAGCATGCCTTATTAGTGCCTTAGACAAGGATGATATCTTAATCGGCCATGTTGGCGCTCCCAGTCCTTCATGCG AAGTTAAGCTTAAGGATGTTCCAGAAATGAATTATACATCAGACGATCAGCCCCATCCCCGTGGTGAGATATGCGTACGGGGTCCTATTGTGTTTCAAGGATATTACAAAGATGAAGTGCAGAC GAGAGAAGTTATTGATGGTGATGGATGGTTTCATACCGGAGACATAGGATTGTGGCTACCTGGAGGCCGCTTAAAGATCATTGACAG GAAAAAGAACATTTTCAAGTTGGCACAAGGAGAATATATAGCTCCAGAGAAAATTGAAAATGTATATTCAAAGTGCAAGTTTGTTGCACAATGTTTTGTATATG GGGACAGCCTCAACTCCTCATTAGTAGCTGTTGTCTCCATAGACCCTGATGTATTTAAAGCTTGGGCTGTTGCAGAAGGTTTCAAG TCCAAAAACATGGGAGAGCTGTGCAAAGAACCCAGAGCAAGGGCCGCTGTCCTGGCTGACATGGACGCTGTTGGCAGAGAAGCACAG TTGAGAGGCTTTGAATTTGCCAAAGCGGTGGCTTTAGTTTTTGAACCTTTTACTTTGGAGAATGGTTTGCTGACACCTACATTCAAG ATTAAAAGACATCAGGCGAAAGCATACTTTGCCAAATCAATAGCTGATCTCTATGCAGAAATCGCAGCCACTGATTCTTCTTCGCAGAAGTAA